In Chryseobacterium oranimense, a single window of DNA contains:
- a CDS encoding transposase: MDLKNLNIGSMIKEKVAKSGIEMSRICKFLNCKEEDVLKMYNSPSSDTEMLLRWSKLLQYDFFRLYSQHQILYSPQSSMNYIQKKSIPDSLPAFRKNLYTKEIIEFVLDKIRKGEMTKSSVISEYKIPKSTLYKWLHKYNMIQE; the protein is encoded by the coding sequence ATGGATCTAAAAAACCTGAATATTGGTTCGATGATAAAAGAAAAAGTGGCTAAAAGCGGTATAGAAATGTCCCGGATATGTAAATTTCTAAACTGCAAAGAAGAAGATGTTCTAAAAATGTATAATTCTCCTTCTTCCGACACAGAAATGCTATTACGCTGGAGCAAGCTTCTGCAGTATGATTTCTTCAGGCTCTATTCGCAACACCAGATCTTGTACTCCCCGCAGTCTTCCATGAACTATATTCAAAAGAAAAGTATACCTGATTCATTGCCGGCTTTTCGCAAAAATCTTTATACTAAAGAAATCATAGAATTTGTTCTGGACAAGATCAGAAAAGGCGAAATGACAAAATCAAGTGTCATTTCTGAATATAAAATTCCCAAAAGCACCCTCTACAAATGGCTGCATAAATACAATATGATACAAGAATAG
- a CDS encoding SDR family oxidoreductase produces the protein MKNSKKPYFFGKTVVITGASSGIGKASAEAFAKEGADLVLVARGEEALNETAEICRKSGVEVMAVPTDMSVPEDVYRLAEEAARINGRIDCWVNNAGVLAFGKFEEIPLEVTDQIIKTNLLGYLHAAHAVLPVFKRQKKGILINNISIGGWMPAPYGTAYTASKFGIRGMVETLQGEVSDFPDIHICAMYPGFQKSSGIEHAANYSGIKLSTPPPSFDPRELAASMVKTAKNPEQAVYPDWSSVVFKNLYEIFPGAIRSISSAALRMLMKKADNEENTSGNILGPSEGNMKINGKTLLPAPSKALKMAGAGALGILAVGLLSFSLLKARK, from the coding sequence ATGAAAAATTCTAAAAAACCTTATTTCTTTGGAAAGACGGTGGTCATCACCGGAGCATCCAGTGGTATTGGAAAAGCTTCAGCAGAAGCTTTTGCTAAAGAAGGGGCAGATCTTGTGCTGGTTGCACGGGGAGAAGAAGCATTGAATGAAACGGCAGAAATATGCAGAAAGTCAGGGGTTGAAGTAATGGCAGTACCTACCGATATGTCTGTTCCTGAAGATGTGTACCGTCTCGCAGAAGAAGCTGCTAGAATTAATGGCAGGATTGATTGCTGGGTAAATAACGCAGGAGTGCTGGCTTTCGGAAAATTCGAAGAGATTCCTCTTGAAGTGACAGACCAGATTATAAAAACAAACCTTTTAGGATATTTACATGCTGCCCATGCAGTATTGCCGGTATTTAAAAGGCAGAAAAAAGGAATCTTGATCAATAATATTTCAATCGGCGGATGGATGCCTGCTCCGTACGGAACAGCCTATACCGCTTCAAAATTTGGAATCCGGGGTATGGTGGAAACATTGCAGGGAGAAGTATCGGATTTTCCTGATATCCATATCTGTGCTATGTATCCGGGTTTTCAGAAATCTTCAGGGATAGAACATGCTGCCAATTATTCAGGAATCAAACTCAGCACTCCTCCTCCATCGTTTGATCCGCGTGAACTTGCTGCCTCTATGGTAAAAACAGCAAAGAATCCTGAACAGGCTGTTTATCCTGATTGGTCATCGGTTGTTTTTAAAAATCTTTACGAAATATTTCCCGGTGCTATCCGCTCTATTTCATCGGCTGCATTGAGAATGCTGATGAAAAAGGCGGACAACGAAGAAAATACTTCAGGAAACATACTTGGCCCCTCAGAGGGTAATATGAAAATTAATGGCAAAACATTACTGCCTGCTCCTTCCAAAGCACTCAAGATGGCCGGAGCCGGAGCGCTGGGCATACTGGCGGTTGGACTCCTGTCTTTCTCTTTGTTAAAAGCAAGGAAATAA
- a CDS encoding helix-turn-helix domain-containing protein, with protein MMKTTALFLFYLISGLYQAQLNSEFTTNAQVDLGINRADELFATDPAKSIQLANEIYNASKKQGYKKGLLGSSSILMARYYDAGNHKKVIDLSSEAEKLALDLKDNAKLANVYRLRASSYTELGFNDESIREYKKALTVIEKVSSNDKKNYLKSLTYNGICGYFAHINAPLDSVIAYQKKTFESANSISDNKDFISRKYDILALSYINLGMTSVASHHIKDAENYFFKALEISQNPDYGVPKRINITILSEYAWLYYDQKKYAQAIEYAQKAEQSEKGLSIPYIRRDLYEVSFKSYVELGEKEASKKYMNLYTKLNDSLVNEEKKTINSPVKQILDKQGEAYTWNIRKIIMFSGGCIAVLLAGGLFLWNRNKKNLHKKYDIVIKNLKAAHQLPAETITKPEVSSEKSINITDETVKTILTKLEKFEKSQKFIKKDLSLTSLATDLNTNTRYLSEIIKQYKGNNYNNYINGLRINYITNKLYESPIYREYKISYLAEACGFSSREVFAVIFKKETGVSPSYFINNLKKDSLESSPQNFIQNLE; from the coding sequence ATGATGAAAACTACTGCTTTATTTCTTTTCTACCTGATTTCCGGACTTTATCAGGCCCAGCTCAATTCTGAATTTACAACGAATGCACAAGTTGACTTAGGGATTAACCGTGCTGATGAACTGTTTGCTACAGATCCTGCCAAATCCATACAGCTGGCTAATGAGATTTATAATGCATCAAAAAAGCAAGGCTATAAAAAAGGTTTACTCGGAAGCAGCTCTATATTGATGGCGAGATATTATGATGCAGGTAATCACAAAAAAGTAATTGATCTGAGCTCGGAAGCTGAAAAACTGGCCCTTGACCTAAAAGATAATGCAAAATTAGCCAATGTCTACAGACTTAGAGCATCATCCTATACCGAACTTGGTTTTAATGATGAAAGCATCAGGGAGTATAAAAAAGCACTGACGGTTATTGAAAAGGTATCTTCCAACGACAAAAAGAATTATTTAAAATCTTTAACCTATAACGGAATCTGCGGATATTTTGCCCATATAAATGCACCGCTCGATTCTGTAATAGCCTATCAGAAAAAGACTTTTGAAAGTGCTAATTCTATAAGTGACAATAAGGATTTTATTTCCAGAAAATATGATATTCTGGCCCTGTCTTATATCAATTTGGGGATGACAAGCGTTGCGTCTCATCATATAAAAGATGCTGAAAACTATTTCTTCAAAGCTCTGGAAATTTCCCAAAATCCGGATTATGGAGTACCCAAACGAATCAATATTACCATTCTTAGCGAATATGCCTGGCTCTATTATGACCAGAAAAAATATGCGCAGGCCATAGAATATGCTCAAAAAGCCGAACAATCTGAGAAAGGACTCAGCATTCCTTACATACGGAGGGATCTTTATGAAGTAAGTTTCAAATCTTATGTGGAATTGGGAGAAAAAGAAGCCTCTAAAAAATACATGAACCTTTATACGAAGCTGAATGACAGCCTTGTGAATGAAGAAAAGAAAACCATTAATTCACCGGTAAAACAAATTTTGGATAAACAGGGAGAAGCCTACACCTGGAATATTCGGAAAATCATTATGTTTTCTGGCGGATGTATCGCTGTTCTGCTGGCTGGCGGCTTATTTTTATGGAACAGAAACAAGAAAAATCTGCATAAAAAATATGATATTGTGATTAAAAATCTGAAAGCAGCCCATCAGCTTCCGGCGGAAACCATAACAAAACCTGAAGTTTCTTCTGAGAAAAGCATCAACATTACAGATGAAACGGTAAAAACAATTCTTACCAAGCTGGAAAAATTTGAAAAATCGCAAAAATTCATTAAAAAAGATCTCAGCCTGACTTCCCTTGCCACTGATCTGAATACCAATACGCGGTATCTTTCAGAAATTATCAAACAATATAAAGGAAACAATTACAATAATTATATCAACGGACTCAGGATCAATTATATCACCAATAAGCTCTATGAAAGTCCTATTTACAGGGAGTACAAAATCAGTTATCTGGCTGAAGCCTGCGGGTTTTCGTCCCGGGAAGTTTTTGCCGTTATTTTTAAAAAGGAAACCGGAGTAAGTCCCTCCTACTTTATCAATAATCTTAAAAAAGACAGCCTTGAATCTTCTCCACAGAATTTTATTCAAAATCTGGAATAA
- a CDS encoding Crp/Fnr family transcriptional regulator has product MLMVIDEELLFSSGAELINYAANEVIFKENDYPKYYFQIRSGTVKINNYYENGREIMHSVPFDGHCLAESSLFTDKPYAVNAVAMGNCEIIRLDKNKFLELVGNSPDLLLKLYSYTAERMYYRHVMLSNLASPDPGTKVKRVMECLKSYNQFTDKYSYQFPFTRQHLASLTGLCVETVIRVVKKMEKEKTVRIQNGKIFY; this is encoded by the coding sequence ATGCTTATGGTAATAGATGAAGAACTTTTATTTTCCTCGGGTGCGGAACTGATAAATTATGCAGCAAATGAAGTTATTTTTAAAGAAAATGATTATCCCAAATATTATTTTCAAATCAGATCCGGAACGGTAAAGATCAATAACTATTATGAAAATGGGCGGGAAATAATGCACAGCGTACCTTTTGACGGCCACTGCCTTGCAGAAAGCTCTCTTTTTACGGATAAGCCATATGCCGTTAATGCAGTAGCAATGGGCAATTGTGAAATTATCAGATTAGATAAAAATAAGTTTCTGGAGCTTGTCGGAAATTCCCCTGATCTGCTTCTAAAACTCTATAGCTATACTGCAGAAAGGATGTATTACAGGCATGTGATGCTGAGCAATCTTGCTTCACCCGATCCCGGAACCAAGGTAAAACGCGTAATGGAGTGCCTGAAATCCTATAATCAGTTTACAGATAAATATTCCTACCAGTTTCCTTTTACCAGGCAGCATCTGGCTTCGCTTACCGGTTTATGTGTAGAAACTGTTATCAGGGTTGTGAAGAAAATGGAAAAAGAGAAAACGGTAAGAATCCAGAACGGTAAAATATTTTACTGA
- a CDS encoding SDR family oxidoreductase, translating to MKNYFDNKVVWITGASSGIGEALVTELAIKSSAKIILSSRNKDQLDAVARKAGLEASRFTVLPLDLEDYKKMPDIVTEAVDRFGKIDILINNAGLSQRSLAMETDIEVDKRLMDIDFIGTVALTKSVLPYMIRSGGGHIAVVSSLMGIFGAPMRSSYAAAKHALHGFFDSLRAELYTKNITVTIICPGFVQTNISINAVTGNGSLQGTMDDATKKGMPADAFARKMLSAIEKKKNQASIGGQEVMGAYLKRFFPNLLTKIVRKAKVV from the coding sequence ATGAAAAATTATTTCGATAATAAAGTAGTTTGGATTACAGGAGCTTCCTCAGGAATCGGAGAAGCTTTGGTTACCGAACTGGCGATAAAAAGCAGTGCAAAAATCATTCTTTCATCAAGAAATAAAGATCAGCTGGATGCTGTTGCCCGAAAAGCAGGACTCGAAGCGAGCCGTTTCACTGTACTGCCTCTGGATCTGGAGGATTACAAAAAGATGCCGGATATTGTTACAGAAGCTGTAGACAGATTTGGGAAAATAGATATTCTGATCAATAATGCCGGACTTTCCCAACGTTCCTTGGCTATGGAAACCGATATAGAAGTGGATAAACGCTTAATGGATATTGATTTTATAGGAACAGTGGCCCTTACCAAATCTGTTCTTCCCTACATGATCAGAAGCGGTGGCGGGCATATTGCCGTAGTTTCCAGCCTGATGGGGATTTTCGGGGCACCTATGAGAAGCAGTTATGCTGCTGCAAAACATGCACTCCACGGGTTTTTCGACAGCCTGCGTGCAGAATTGTATACAAAGAATATTACAGTGACCATTATTTGTCCCGGATTTGTACAAACCAATATTTCCATTAATGCAGTCACGGGTAATGGTTCATTGCAGGGAACTATGGATGATGCCACTAAGAAAGGTATGCCTGCTGATGCTTTCGCCCGGAAAATGCTTTCAGCCATAGAAAAAAAGAAAAATCAGGCTTCTATAGGTGGACAGGAAGTGATGGGAGCTTATCTTAAGAGATTCTTTCCCAACCTTTTGACTAAGATTGTACGTAAAGCAAAAGTAGTTTAG
- a CDS encoding FAD-binding dehydrogenase has translation MEEEFQPDAIIVGAGLAGLTAAMEITNAGKKVLLLDQETEKNIGGQAFWSFGGLFLINSPQQRKMGIKDSYELALQDWKGTAGFDRKEDYWPRKWAEAYLKFAAYEKYAYVSKLGIRFMFMVGWAERGDGSATGHGNSVPRFHVSWGTGTGVVKPFVDKAYKAKEKGLLQMKFRHRVTELIIENGKIKGLRGDILENDDKERGAETNRNVTAQFEYHASHIIIASGGIGANHELVRKNWPERLGKAPENMVCGVPAYVDGKMIGIAENSGAHIINPDRMWHYTEGIQNWNPIWPKHGIRILPGPSSLWFDAKGNRLPAPFLPGFDTLGTLKHIQDTGFSYSWFILTQKIIKKEFALSGSEQNPDITNKDYALFLRRIFGKKAPGPVEAFKEHGKDFIVSDDLKDLVERMNELSGARHLSYDKIKEQIEARDRELDHKYSKDTQVNYIRNTRNYLGDKLGRVAAPHKILDPKNGPLIAVRLHILTRKTLGGIKTNLNGQVLRDDDTVIDGLYAAGEAAGFGGGGMHGYRALEGTFLGGCIFSGMKAGKYIAGL, from the coding sequence ATGGAAGAAGAATTCCAGCCCGATGCTATTATCGTGGGAGCAGGATTAGCAGGACTTACCGCTGCTATGGAAATTACCAACGCAGGAAAAAAAGTACTTCTCCTTGATCAGGAAACGGAAAAGAATATAGGAGGCCAGGCATTCTGGTCATTTGGAGGTTTGTTTCTGATTAATTCACCCCAGCAACGCAAAATGGGAATTAAGGATTCTTATGAGCTCGCCCTCCAGGACTGGAAAGGCACAGCAGGTTTTGACCGTAAAGAAGATTACTGGCCTAGGAAATGGGCAGAAGCCTATTTGAAATTCGCAGCCTATGAAAAATATGCCTATGTTTCTAAGCTGGGAATCAGGTTTATGTTTATGGTTGGATGGGCGGAACGCGGTGACGGGTCAGCAACAGGCCATGGAAACTCCGTACCACGCTTCCATGTAAGCTGGGGTACCGGAACCGGAGTGGTAAAGCCATTTGTAGATAAGGCCTACAAAGCAAAAGAGAAGGGACTTCTACAGATGAAATTCAGGCACAGGGTAACTGAATTGATTATAGAAAATGGCAAAATCAAAGGTCTCAGAGGTGATATCCTTGAGAATGACGATAAAGAAAGAGGTGCTGAAACCAACAGGAACGTTACTGCACAGTTTGAATACCATGCTTCACACATCATCATTGCATCTGGAGGCATCGGAGCCAACCATGAGCTGGTCAGAAAAAACTGGCCGGAAAGATTGGGAAAAGCTCCGGAAAATATGGTTTGCGGTGTACCTGCCTATGTGGATGGAAAAATGATCGGTATTGCTGAAAATTCAGGAGCCCATATCATCAATCCGGACAGGATGTGGCACTACACGGAAGGAATCCAGAACTGGAACCCGATATGGCCGAAACACGGTATCAGAATACTGCCCGGTCCTTCTTCTTTATGGTTTGATGCGAAGGGAAACCGTCTTCCCGCGCCTTTCCTGCCGGGATTTGATACTTTGGGAACCCTGAAGCATATCCAGGATACAGGATTTTCTTACTCCTGGTTTATTCTGACCCAGAAAATCATTAAAAAAGAATTCGCCCTTTCCGGATCAGAGCAGAATCCGGATATTACCAATAAGGATTATGCCCTTTTTCTGAGAAGGATTTTTGGTAAAAAAGCACCGGGACCTGTGGAAGCTTTTAAAGAACATGGAAAAGATTTTATTGTTTCGGATGATCTGAAAGACCTGGTGGAAAGAATGAATGAACTCTCCGGTGCCCGCCATTTGAGCTACGATAAAATAAAGGAACAGATAGAAGCCAGGGACCGTGAACTGGACCATAAGTATTCAAAAGATACACAGGTGAATTATATCAGGAATACAAGGAATTATCTGGGGGATAAATTAGGACGTGTTGCGGCTCCTCATAAAATATTAGATCCTAAAAACGGACCTTTAATCGCTGTACGGCTTCATATCCTTACCCGGAAGACATTGGGAGGTATTAAAACCAATCTTAACGGGCAGGTGCTGAGAGATGACGACACTGTAATTGACGGGCTGTATGCAGCAGGAGAAGCGGCAGGCTTCGGAGGTGGTGGAATGCATGGCTACCGTGCGCTGGAAGGAACCTTTCTGGGAGGATGCATTTTTTCCGGAATGAAAGCAGGAAAATATATTGCAGGACTTTAA
- a CDS encoding aldo/keto reductase yields MKTDILTEKHKLGIGGVAIGTAFENISDEESYQILQTAWDLGIRYYDTSPWYGLTKSERRFGHFLKDKDKNDFVFSTKVGRLFHEVPESEVPPTMWKKPLNYDFKHDYTADAIKKSIESSLERTGLSHIDIVYVHDLSEDQVGDRYPYFLEQARKGAFKVLSELRDQGVIKAWGMGVNKIEPILDCIDSADPDICLSATQYSILEHEDAVDRLLPAVKKAGVKLVSGAGYNSGYIAGRERYNYKDVIPKGMAEKRAAIKDIARKYNTDIVHAALHFVLASDEFASIIPGASKPEQVKDNLGGLNAEIPADFWNELKSEGLIYEKAQIPGS; encoded by the coding sequence ATGAAAACAGACATTTTAACAGAAAAACACAAGTTAGGAATTGGTGGAGTAGCTATAGGAACCGCCTTCGAAAATATAAGTGACGAAGAATCTTATCAAATACTTCAAACCGCCTGGGATCTTGGAATTCGTTATTATGATACCTCACCGTGGTATGGCCTCACCAAAAGCGAAAGAAGATTCGGACATTTTCTAAAGGATAAGGACAAAAATGATTTTGTATTTTCCACTAAGGTAGGAAGACTGTTTCATGAAGTTCCGGAATCAGAGGTTCCCCCTACCATGTGGAAGAAACCATTAAACTATGACTTTAAACACGATTATACTGCAGACGCCATCAAAAAATCTATTGAAAGCAGTTTAGAACGAACAGGGTTAAGCCATATCGACATTGTCTATGTTCATGATCTTTCCGAAGACCAGGTAGGAGACCGGTATCCTTATTTTCTGGAACAGGCAAGAAAAGGAGCATTCAAAGTTCTTTCCGAATTGCGTGACCAGGGTGTCATCAAAGCATGGGGAATGGGTGTAAATAAAATTGAACCTATTCTCGACTGTATAGATTCCGCAGACCCGGATATCTGCCTTTCTGCAACCCAATATTCGATTCTGGAGCATGAAGATGCGGTGGACAGGCTTCTACCCGCCGTTAAAAAAGCCGGAGTAAAGCTGGTTTCCGGTGCAGGTTACAATTCAGGGTATATTGCAGGAAGAGAACGGTACAACTATAAAGATGTAATTCCAAAAGGAATGGCTGAAAAGAGAGCTGCCATAAAAGATATTGCCAGAAAATATAATACAGATATTGTACATGCTGCCCTGCATTTTGTATTGGCATCAGATGAGTTTGCATCTATAATTCCCGGAGCCAGCAAACCGGAACAGGTTAAAGATAATCTGGGAGGGCTTAATGCTGAGATTCCCGCAGATTTCTGGAATGAATTGAAATCTGAAGGACTGATTTATGAAAAGGCACAAATTCCCGGCTCATAA
- a CDS encoding mannan-binding lectin: MSTFKINIIAGPLWSNDEAQKIGGRIAAAHLGKFTGQWSTIVEGQMSVIEVEYDTQPSGSTEYTLNVLAGPIWSNEDAKEICPSICASYGGTWNGQWSTVVEGKMSVCGCTFKF, encoded by the coding sequence ATGTCAACATTCAAAATCAACATCATTGCAGGACCACTTTGGAGCAATGACGAAGCACAAAAAATCGGAGGTCGTATTGCTGCGGCACATTTAGGAAAATTCACCGGACAATGGAGCACTATTGTCGAAGGTCAGATGAGCGTTATCGAAGTTGAATACGATACACAGCCATCCGGAAGTACAGAATATACGTTGAACGTTTTGGCTGGACCTATCTGGAGCAACGAAGATGCCAAGGAAATATGCCCTTCCATCTGTGCTTCTTACGGAGGTACCTGGAACGGACAGTGGTCAACAGTCGTTGAAGGTAAAATGAGCGTTTGCGGATGCACATTCAAGTTCTAG
- a CDS encoding aldo/keto reductase has protein sequence MERRKIKNTDLSVAPVNFGGNVFGWTLDEKQSFDILDQFTEAGFNFIDTADTYSWWVNGKGGQSEEIIGKWMKSRSNRQNIVLATKVGSQTKEHGFDISKKHILKSVDESLQRLQTDHIDLYYTHFDDDTTPVEETLSAYDEIIKAGKVKYIAASNLSPERLKASFEASEKYNLPKYVALQPHYNLMEREGFEKNYAPLVEEFDLSVFPYWSLAAGFLTGKYRTEEDLGKSQRGDGVRKYLNDKGLEVLKALDQVSEKHQTTQGTAALAWLLANPLITAPIVSATSATQLDTLFKAPKLVLDQEDIELLNEASK, from the coding sequence ATGGAAAGAAGAAAGATAAAAAATACCGATCTGTCGGTAGCTCCAGTGAATTTTGGAGGAAATGTTTTCGGATGGACGCTCGACGAAAAACAGTCTTTTGATATATTGGATCAATTTACGGAAGCAGGATTCAATTTTATAGATACTGCAGATACCTATTCATGGTGGGTTAACGGAAAAGGAGGGCAGTCCGAGGAAATTATCGGAAAATGGATGAAAAGCCGCTCTAACCGCCAGAATATAGTGCTGGCTACCAAAGTAGGATCTCAAACCAAAGAGCACGGTTTTGACATCAGTAAAAAACATATTCTGAAATCTGTAGATGAATCTTTGCAGAGACTTCAAACCGATCATATTGATCTTTATTATACTCATTTTGATGATGATACGACACCGGTAGAGGAAACTCTTTCTGCATATGATGAGATCATTAAAGCCGGAAAAGTGAAATACATTGCTGCTTCCAATCTGTCTCCTGAACGCCTCAAGGCATCATTCGAAGCCTCAGAAAAATATAATCTTCCAAAATATGTTGCTTTGCAGCCGCATTATAATTTAATGGAAAGAGAAGGCTTCGAAAAAAATTATGCTCCGCTTGTGGAAGAGTTTGATCTTAGTGTATTTCCATATTGGTCATTAGCTGCAGGTTTTCTTACCGGAAAATACCGGACTGAGGAGGATTTGGGTAAAAGCCAGAGAGGTGACGGCGTAAGAAAGTATCTGAACGACAAAGGTCTTGAAGTGCTGAAAGCTCTGGACCAGGTCAGTGAAAAGCATCAGACCACACAGGGGACGGCTGCTTTGGCCTGGCTTCTGGCCAATCCTCTGATTACAGCACCAATTGTAAGTGCTACAAGCGCAACTCAGCTTGATACTTTATTCAAGGCTCCGAAACTGGTTTTGGATCAGGAAGATATTGAACTGCTTAATGAGGCAAGTAAATGA
- a CDS encoding chloride channel protein: MKIHNKKKYLSFLKFKRDFQEYGLEKARSYELILHWLNNRLSRNQFLVLSGILVGCTAGLAGVVLKALVHTIHNFITHKVHFEYQILFYIVFPFLGIVLTTSIVLTIFKGQDRKGIGAILYEIAQNSSIVASVKMYSQIIQSAVTVGLGGSAGLESPIAVTGAAIGSNYAQTYRLSYKERTLLLAAGATAGIASAFNAPIAGIMFAFEILLTGVVFTDFIPLVVAAVCGSLLSRILLQEDVLFRFYTRDPFNYKNVPYYLILGIVTGLYARYFVIISQKVEHFIKELKLSRMRKAMFGGLVLSLLCVLFPPLFGEGYETVKAFTNGSTHAIIRNSFFRYFEIGDWTIIIFLVLVCLLKAFATSFTIFSGGNGGNFAPSLFAGGTVGYLFALVCQHIGFTDVPVTNLVLVGMAGAMSGVLYAPLTAIFLIAESSFGYDLFIPLMIVSIISYLIAKWFSPISPELKSLAEQGKILTKQHDTNLLFALKTEDFIDKYSETINEHASIAELFEQVKNGNKNIFAVTDEAGKLKGILTLDDIRPYLFNKETDNSMTVSQIMKTPPAIIHQENKPLEILQIFDDTEVWNLPVTSENNDFIGFISKSSILMSYRQLLKEYSD; the protein is encoded by the coding sequence GTGAAAATTCACAACAAAAAAAAGTATTTAAGCTTTCTAAAATTTAAAAGAGACTTTCAGGAATACGGACTGGAAAAAGCCCGGAGCTACGAGCTGATCCTTCACTGGCTGAATAACAGGCTCAGCAGGAACCAGTTTCTCGTACTCTCCGGAATTCTTGTAGGCTGTACTGCGGGGCTTGCCGGAGTGGTCCTGAAAGCCCTTGTACATACCATTCACAATTTTATTACACATAAAGTTCATTTTGAATACCAGATCCTGTTCTATATTGTCTTTCCGTTTTTGGGAATTGTACTCACCACCTCTATTGTGCTTACTATATTCAAAGGGCAGGACAGGAAAGGAATAGGTGCCATTTTATATGAAATTGCCCAGAACTCGAGTATTGTAGCTTCTGTAAAAATGTATTCTCAGATTATCCAGAGTGCTGTGACAGTAGGATTGGGAGGTTCTGCAGGATTGGAAAGTCCCATTGCCGTTACCGGAGCTGCTATAGGTTCCAATTATGCACAGACCTACAGGCTGAGCTACAAAGAACGGACACTTCTGCTGGCGGCAGGTGCTACGGCAGGGATTGCTTCGGCTTTTAATGCTCCTATTGCAGGGATTATGTTTGCTTTTGAAATCCTTTTGACAGGTGTGGTTTTTACAGATTTTATACCTTTGGTTGTAGCTGCGGTATGCGGAAGCCTTTTATCCAGAATTCTGCTTCAGGAAGATGTGCTTTTCAGGTTTTACACCAGAGATCCTTTTAACTATAAGAATGTTCCCTATTATCTTATTTTAGGGATTGTAACGGGATTGTATGCCCGTTATTTTGTGATCATTTCCCAGAAGGTGGAACATTTCATTAAAGAACTTAAGCTTTCAAGGATGCGCAAAGCAATGTTCGGTGGATTGGTTCTGTCGCTGCTCTGTGTTCTTTTCCCTCCATTATTCGGGGAAGGATATGAAACAGTGAAAGCTTTTACCAATGGAAGTACTCATGCGATTATCAGAAACAGTTTTTTCAGGTATTTTGAGATTGGAGACTGGACCATTATTATATTCCTGGTTCTGGTATGTCTTTTAAAGGCTTTTGCCACGTCTTTTACCATATTCAGCGGGGGTAACGGAGGTAATTTTGCTCCTTCTCTTTTTGCCGGCGGCACAGTTGGGTATTTATTTGCCCTGGTTTGCCAGCATATTGGGTTTACCGATGTTCCGGTAACCAATCTTGTACTTGTAGGCATGGCCGGTGCAATGAGTGGCGTGCTGTATGCCCCTCTTACAGCGATCTTTCTGATTGCCGAGTCCAGCTTCGGGTATGATCTTTTTATTCCGCTGATGATTGTATCTATTATCTCCTATCTGATTGCGAAATGGTTCTCCCCGATCTCTCCCGAGCTTAAATCTTTGGCTGAACAGGGAAAAATACTGACCAAGCAGCATGATACCAACCTGCTTTTTGCTTTAAAAACCGAAGATTTCATAGATAAATATTCAGAAACAATCAATGAGCATGCTTCGATTGCCGAATTATTTGAACAGGTGAAAAACGGAAATAAAAATATTTTTGCTGTCACAGATGAAGCTGGAAAACTGAAAGGTATCCTGACTTTGGATGATATCCGCCCCTATCTTTTCAATAAAGAAACAGACAACTCAATGACGGTTTCCCAGATTATGAAAACCCCTCCTGCAATTATTCACCAGGAAAATAAGCCATTGGAAATCCTTCAGATTTTTGATGATACCGAAGTATGGAACCTGCCGGTAACAAGTGAAAATAATGATTTTATTGGATTTATATCAAAATCATCTATCCTGATGAGTTACAGACAGCTTCTAAAAGAATACTCCGATTAA
- a CDS encoding helix-turn-helix domain-containing protein encodes MKNIPDYKRIYTDLINERHPEKKETFRTILSQKDLSILDVIKCSTILTDGEDKNAVTFNQRHRCFDRETILEILDYQKEHGYSNAQLARHFKLSRNTIAKWKKKFI; translated from the coding sequence ATGAAAAATATCCCTGATTACAAAAGAATCTACACAGATCTTATCAACGAGAGGCATCCTGAAAAAAAAGAAACATTCAGAACTATACTTTCCCAAAAGGATTTATCCATACTTGACGTGATCAAATGCAGTACTATTCTTACGGACGGAGAAGATAAAAATGCCGTTACCTTTAATCAAAGGCACCGTTGTTTCGACCGGGAGACTATTCTTGAAATACTGGATTATCAGAAGGAGCATGGGTACAGTAATGCTCAGCTCGCCCGGCATTTTAAACTGAGCAGGAATACCATAGCAAAATGGAAAAAGAAATTCATTTAG